In the Flagellimonas sp. MMG031 genome, one interval contains:
- a CDS encoding acyl-CoA carboxylase subunit beta, with amino-acid sequence MDHKIKELQDRIAQAHLGGGEKRIEKQYQKKKLTARERVLYFLDEGSFEEMGILVTHRTTDFGMDKEMYYGDGVVTGYGTVNGRLVYVYAQDFTVFGGALSETHAEKICKVMDLAMKVGAPVIGLNDSGGARIQEGVRSLGGYADIFYRNVQASGVIPQISAIMGPCAGGAVYSPAMTDFIIMVEETSYMFVTGPNVVKTVTNETVTSEELGGASTHAVKSGVAHRTSANDATCLDDIRKLLDYLPQNNKETTPLLPYELGDETREELSDIVPDNPNKPYDMHDVINGIIDADSFYEIHKEYAENIITGFARLGGRSIGIIANQPMFLAGVLGVKSSRKAARFTRFCDSFNIPLLVLVDVPGFLPGTDQEWSGIIVHGAKLLYALSEATVPRVTVITRKAYGGAYDVMNSKHIGADFNYAWPSAEIAVMGAKGASEIIFRREIAAADDPEAKLKEKEAEYANKFANPYRAAKRGFIDEVILPKDTRSKLLKTFAMLEKKEVQTPWKKHGNIPL; translated from the coding sequence ATGGATCACAAAATAAAAGAATTACAGGACAGAATTGCACAGGCCCATTTGGGCGGTGGTGAAAAACGCATCGAAAAGCAATATCAGAAGAAAAAATTAACGGCCCGCGAACGCGTGCTCTACTTTTTGGATGAAGGCTCTTTCGAGGAAATGGGCATTTTGGTGACCCATCGTACCACCGATTTTGGCATGGATAAGGAAATGTACTATGGCGATGGTGTGGTGACCGGCTACGGAACCGTAAATGGACGGTTGGTATATGTGTACGCCCAAGATTTTACCGTTTTCGGGGGAGCACTTTCAGAAACCCACGCAGAAAAAATCTGTAAGGTGATGGATTTGGCTATGAAGGTAGGCGCACCCGTTATCGGACTCAATGATTCGGGGGGAGCCCGGATACAGGAGGGAGTACGATCGCTAGGCGGTTATGCCGATATTTTTTATCGAAATGTGCAGGCATCCGGGGTGATTCCACAGATTTCGGCCATTATGGGACCTTGTGCCGGTGGGGCGGTATATTCGCCCGCCATGACCGATTTCATCATCATGGTGGAAGAAACCAGTTATATGTTCGTGACAGGGCCCAACGTGGTCAAAACGGTAACCAACGAGACCGTGACTTCGGAAGAATTGGGCGGTGCCAGTACCCACGCTGTAAAATCCGGGGTGGCGCACAGGACTTCGGCCAATGATGCTACCTGTTTGGATGATATCAGAAAACTTTTGGACTATTTACCGCAGAACAATAAGGAAACCACTCCGCTATTGCCATACGAGCTTGGCGATGAAACCCGTGAGGAACTGTCCGACATTGTTCCTGACAATCCGAACAAGCCTTATGACATGCACGATGTGATCAATGGAATTATCGATGCGGATTCCTTTTATGAAATCCATAAGGAGTATGCGGAGAATATTATTACCGGCTTTGCCCGATTGGGTGGACGAAGTATCGGGATCATTGCCAACCAGCCCATGTTCCTGGCCGGGGTTTTGGGAGTAAAAAGCTCGCGCAAGGCGGCGCGATTTACCCGTTTTTGTGATTCGTTCAATATTCCCTTATTGGTCTTGGTGGACGTCCCTGGATTTTTGCCCGGAACGGACCAGGAATGGAGCGGGATTATCGTACATGGTGCCAAATTGCTCTATGCTTTGAGTGAGGCTACGGTGCCCAGAGTTACCGTAATTACCCGAAAAGCCTATGGTGGCGCCTATGATGTGATGAATTCCAAACATATCGGAGCCGATTTCAACTATGCCTGGCCCAGTGCCGAAATTGCGGTCATGGGAGCAAAAGGCGCGAGTGAGATCATTTTTAGACGTGAAATTGCCGCAGCCGACGACCCAGAAGCCAAACTCAAGGAAAAGGAAGCGGAGTATGCCAATAAGTTTGCAAACCCCTATAGGGCCGCGAAGCGTGGTTTTATTGATGAGGTGATTCTGCCCAAAGATACCCGAAGCAAATTATTGAAGACGTTTGCCATGCTGGAAAAGAAAGAGGTGCAAACCCCATGGAAAAAGCATGGGAATATTCCGTTGTAA
- a CDS encoding Gfo/Idh/MocA family oxidoreductase — MGNLKVLVVGCGNMGTSHARAYHQLEGFEIVGLVSRGAKSRERLSKELDGAPTFSDYNEALRATQPDVVSINTYPDTHFNYVKMALEANAHVFVEKPLALTVAEAETLVALALQQNRKMVVGYILRVHPTWAKFTEMAQALGKPLVMRMNLNQQSSGEQWYTHKQLMKSMSPIVDCGVHYVDVMCSMTRSKPISVSAIGAHLSDEVDTEMYNYGQLQVRFEDGSVGWYEAGWGPMMSETAFFIKDVIGPKGCVSISDLDKGASEDIEGHTKTGSLKLHHSELNAEGNFTKKDEIISTADEPDHDGLCLLEQEYLLDAIINDCDLTDHLNDAVNSLKIVLAADESVKTGKTVML, encoded by the coding sequence GGAACCTCCCATGCACGCGCATACCATCAATTGGAAGGTTTTGAGATTGTAGGATTGGTCAGTAGAGGGGCCAAAAGTCGCGAACGGCTTTCCAAAGAACTGGACGGTGCTCCTACATTTTCGGACTATAATGAGGCACTCCGAGCCACTCAACCGGATGTGGTATCCATCAACACCTATCCCGATACGCATTTTAATTATGTGAAAATGGCCTTGGAAGCCAATGCCCATGTCTTTGTGGAGAAACCCCTTGCCCTAACCGTAGCGGAAGCGGAAACTTTGGTGGCACTGGCCCTACAGCAAAACCGAAAAATGGTAGTTGGCTACATTTTGAGGGTGCATCCTACTTGGGCCAAGTTTACCGAAATGGCCCAGGCCTTGGGCAAACCTTTGGTAATGCGCATGAATCTGAACCAGCAAAGCTCCGGAGAGCAATGGTATACCCATAAGCAACTGATGAAATCCATGTCGCCCATCGTGGATTGCGGCGTGCACTATGTGGATGTGATGTGTTCCATGACCCGCTCCAAACCCATTAGTGTTTCTGCCATTGGTGCCCATTTATCGGACGAAGTGGATACCGAAATGTACAATTATGGACAGTTACAGGTTCGTTTTGAAGATGGTTCCGTAGGCTGGTACGAGGCAGGTTGGGGTCCTATGATGAGCGAAACCGCCTTTTTTATCAAAGATGTGATAGGTCCGAAAGGCTGTGTTTCCATTAGTGATTTGGACAAAGGCGCTTCTGAGGATATCGAGGGGCATACCAAAACAGGTAGTTTGAAACTGCACCACAGCGAACTCAATGCAGAAGGCAATTTTACCAAAAAGGATGAAATCATCAGCACTGCGGACGAACCGGACCATGATGGACTATGCCTGTTGGAACAAGAATATCTGCTCGATGCCATTATAAACGACTGTGACCTCACCGATCATTTGAACGATGCTGTGAATAGCCTTAAAATAGTGCTCGCCGCCGATGAATCGGTCAAAACTGGGAAGACGGTGATGTTGTAG
- a CDS encoding GIY-YIG nuclease family protein translates to MNLYYVYILKCADGLTYTGITENIARRLKEHQSGTIKTAFTYRRRPVQLIFLQEFNDVLQAIYFEKKIKKWSAKKKFALATGDVDLLQILSECRNASHFKYHPDKD, encoded by the coding sequence ATGAACCTATACTATGTTTACATCCTAAAATGTGCCGATGGACTAACCTACACGGGTATCACCGAAAATATAGCGCGCCGACTCAAAGAACACCAAAGTGGAACTATCAAAACGGCGTTCACCTATCGAAGAAGACCTGTCCAACTTATCTTCTTACAAGAATTCAATGATGTATTGCAAGCCATTTATTTTGAAAAGAAAATAAAAAAGTGGAGTGCCAAAAAGAAGTTTGCCCTTGCCACTGGTGATGTGGACCTGCTTCAAATTTTATCGGAATGTAGAAATGCTTCGCATTTTAAATATCATCCTGACAAGGATTGA